A single genomic interval of Sceloporus undulatus isolate JIND9_A2432 ecotype Alabama chromosome 2, SceUnd_v1.1, whole genome shotgun sequence harbors:
- the LOC121923169 gene encoding protein SSUH2 homolog isoform X1: MLSEGGHSYSSPNVIPVSEGEPHTTQRNWNVTNISENVAKEAFAEYTESKCCYSKDPAREMVICDLKPFNTYRYRLETFSELRSCKWKSEPYKGQPVNPNLCTEAPFPWDVPVEVSPMFKDQKTKVKVPCTSSVEECGHCRGRGKTRCSRCHGTGSVTSTTGDHQMFTSCSFCGGSGKRKCSKCSGKGKLLTYLQLKVKWKNHIFEYVMDHGFGFPIKCFEKSHGQNILFDEQHMVSPVVDFPENTIKNVSQRAVQQHQDEFIAPIPGQVHSPDHGIATWNAIAHPRVKFPATMSIRKQKQIIELLYLTRVEYEWHGKHYSYYVYGNENKVYAEYYPKKCCCTVM, translated from the exons AGGGAGGACATTCCTATTCCTCACCTAATGTTATTCCTGTTTCTGAAGGTGAACCgcacacaacacagagaaacTGGAA TGTCACCAACATTTCAGAAAATGTGGCTAAAGAAGCTTTTGCTGAATACACGGAAAGCAAGTGCTGCTACAGCAAAGATCCAGCCAGAGAGATGGTGATTTGTGATTTAAAACCATTCAATACATACAGA TATCGTTTGGAGACTTTCAGTGAATTAAGGTCTTGCAAATGGAAGTCTGAACCTTATAAAG GTCAACCTGTCAACCCCAATCTGTGCACCGAAGCTCCTTTCCCTTGGGATGTCCCAGTTGAGGTTTCCCCCATGTTTAAAGACCAGAAGACAAAAGTCAAGGTGCCTTGTACATCATCAGTAGAG GAGTGTGGACATTGCAGAGGTCGGGGTAAAACTAGGTGCAGCAGATGTCATGGAACTGGATCG GTAACCAGTACCACGGGAGATCATCAAATGTTTAC GTCATGTTCTTTTTGTGGTGGTTCAGGAAAGCGAAAATGCTCCAAGTGCTCAGGAAAAGGAAAGTTGCTGACTTACCTTCAGCTAAAAGTAAAATG GAAGAATCATATTTTTGAATATGTGATGGATCATGGCTTCGGGTTTCCTATAAAGTGTTTTGAAAAATCTCAtggacaaaatattttatttgatgAGCAACATATG GTATCTCCAGTAGTGGATTTCCCGGAAAATACCATAAAGAATGTCTCTCAgagagctgttcaacaacatCAGGATGAATTTATAGCTCCTATACCAGGGCAA GTGCATTCTCCTGATCATGGAATTGCCACCTGGAATGCTATTGCACATCCTCGTGTTAAGTTTCCAGCCACAATGAGCATTCGGAAGCAG AAACAAATAATCGAGTTGCTCTACCTTACCAGGGTGGAATATGAATGGCACGGGAAGCACTATTCCTACTATGTTTATGGAAATGAAAACAAGGTGTATGCAGAGTATTATCCTAAAAAGTGTTGCTGCACTGTCATGTGA
- the LOC121923169 gene encoding protein SSUH2 homolog isoform X2: MVICDLKPFNTYRYRLETFSELRSCKWKSEPYKGQPVNPNLCTEAPFPWDVPVEVSPMFKDQKTKVKVPCTSSVEYFLFKECGHCRGRGKTRCSRCHGTGSVTSTTGDHQMFTSCSFCGGSGKRKCSKCSGKGKLLTYLQLKVKWKNHIFEYVMDHGFGFPIKCFEKSHGQNILFDEQHMVSPVVDFPENTIKNVSQRAVQQHQDEFIAPIPGQVHSPDHGIATWNAIAHPRVKFPATMSIRKQKQIIELLYLTRVEYEWHGKHYSYYVYGNENKVYAEYYPKKCCCTVM; the protein is encoded by the exons ATGGTGATTTGTGATTTAAAACCATTCAATACATACAGA TATCGTTTGGAGACTTTCAGTGAATTAAGGTCTTGCAAATGGAAGTCTGAACCTTATAAAG GTCAACCTGTCAACCCCAATCTGTGCACCGAAGCTCCTTTCCCTTGGGATGTCCCAGTTGAGGTTTCCCCCATGTTTAAAGACCAGAAGACAAAAGTCAAGGTGCCTTGTACATCATCAGTAGAG TATTTCCTTTTTAAGGAGTGTGGACATTGCAGAGGTCGGGGTAAAACTAGGTGCAGCAGATGTCATGGAACTGGATCG GTAACCAGTACCACGGGAGATCATCAAATGTTTAC GTCATGTTCTTTTTGTGGTGGTTCAGGAAAGCGAAAATGCTCCAAGTGCTCAGGAAAAGGAAAGTTGCTGACTTACCTTCAGCTAAAAGTAAAATG GAAGAATCATATTTTTGAATATGTGATGGATCATGGCTTCGGGTTTCCTATAAAGTGTTTTGAAAAATCTCAtggacaaaatattttatttgatgAGCAACATATG GTATCTCCAGTAGTGGATTTCCCGGAAAATACCATAAAGAATGTCTCTCAgagagctgttcaacaacatCAGGATGAATTTATAGCTCCTATACCAGGGCAA GTGCATTCTCCTGATCATGGAATTGCCACCTGGAATGCTATTGCACATCCTCGTGTTAAGTTTCCAGCCACAATGAGCATTCGGAAGCAG AAACAAATAATCGAGTTGCTCTACCTTACCAGGGTGGAATATGAATGGCACGGGAAGCACTATTCCTACTATGTTTATGGAAATGAAAACAAGGTGTATGCAGAGTATTATCCTAAAAAGTGTTGCTGCACTGTCATGTGA